tttgtgtaTAATGATGCTTAATTGGGTTTGGTGAAGTCCCACAGCTTAAAGAAATGGCCTCTTAACTATTCCcagtgactttgtttctcaaATATTCTATTTCTTACAATCAGTGCCTGATTTGTTGATGAGTAGAAAGGCAGTAATCAACCTGGGTATGGCTGGGAAAATTTAACTCAGAGAGAAATAATTAATCGATAATTTACCAAGGAGACAATTGCTTTTTACATAATATGGATTTAgacagcttttttctctttagaaaaattaaaccatcatttgaaaactaatgattttatttacatgtgatATTTGTTGATCATCATCATCTAAGTCGTGTAAGCACATAAAAAAGTAAtcataaaatctgtaaaaatcaaGGCTACACAAAAATAAGACTTTTACTGTAAAACATTGGCACATACAAAAAAGTTGCATGAGGCGTATTGCATTTAGAAATTGTGATTTTCACCaatttgaagaattttttttcattacagtaaattataatataatttatCGTACCAGTGCAAGGTATGATAAATAACCTTGCACtgatctttcagaaaaaaagtgtgGTCCACAATATGATATTAAAATTTAGTACAGTAATTTTACCTAACTCTCTACATTTGCAGTATTTTACAGCTAATTATTTGGTGTCagaatttcaaaacaaaactattgtGTAACATAGAAAGCATTAGTTAGCATTGGTATTATAGATATCAcctgttttttatgtttaatttagcaaaacattatgttcaaatgaaaacatacatttcttaGAGGTACAGATTTAACATTTCCTGGAAGTGATTTGTCATTTATCCGGCATTACTTATGAATGATAGTTCAAGATGTAAAGAATCTGTTACTTGTGTGGTGAACTAAGAGCAAGGAATGTTGAGTCTAGACTTGTgagaaggaaacaaagaaaacatcctGTGCGGGTTTCAAAGAGCTTGAACAAGTTTCATCTCGTCCTTCAGGGTTTCACTGCACACTGGTAAGATGTTCTTCACAGCCTGAGAGCAGAAAGTAACAAAAGGTTAGATTCATATAGTGAATAATGGAAAACTCTGGAAGATGACATTTCACACTCTGTTACAGACTAATTTtcttctttggcttttggctGGAGTTGAATATGAAAATGAttgttactgtttttgttttagttatttttattgctcATATCCTCctgtttgttgtattttaagttttaaactttcacattatattttattttactgttttgcaCACTTGAATTTCTCTTGGTATTTTAAATGTGCAGAAGTTAAATGAATATATAACTGAATCATGTAATGTAAACTTTAtctaagttttattttaatttaggtTTTCTTGTGCAATAGGTTTGTATATACAGAATTAATTTAACTTCTCTGGGTTTGTccaaatcaaaaacacaacatgagatttatttttcatctgacatttatctgttttatgaGGTACAACATAGATCATCTCATGTATATCTAATGTAGATGATAatgtagaaaacaaacattcacatcTGTAACTTTTCTTAAGTAAAGAGATTACTTATTTACTTATCTAGTTTGTTGCATGAAGATACAATATCAGTTCAATTAATGATGCACTTCAAGTTGTGCATTATAAAGTTTGAATTCAGcatctgtttacattttataaaaaattcaaacaagaTTTAAACCACATCAGTACAAAAGTGAAGCTCAGATCAAAGAGAATCAATCTAAACCAGTAATATGTTAACTAATAATCACAGATGCTCTGACAGGAGCAGGAGTTTTTCTGGAAAGCAAAACTATGTTGTTATCTTTTACTGGCACAGTGGGCTTAATTAACTTGGACTGTTTACTGTGAGACAACTGGCTTCATTTGGCTTTTGATGAATGATTGAAGCTCTGCAGgggtgaaaaaaatcaaacagagaATGTGAAGACAGACGTTGAATGAATTTTTGGCTGGTAgaggaaaatgatcaaataaacacGCTGAGACAAGCGTCTCTGTGAGTGATGCAGTCCATAATGAGTGAGCGTCACTGTGAATACCTGAAAAAAGACAAGTATTCACAGTGATACCTGTCTCAGGAAGTACAACTAGGTACAACacagctgaataaataaatctcaaacaGGCTTTTTAATCACTCCCTGTCAGCTGGATTTTATTAGTGTGTTAATAACATGGACAGGTGACTCTATGAAAGCAGAAAtactaaaacatttacataGATGTCAACCCATACACAGAAATATGAGACAACAGGgaacaaaaaagacaacttcAAAGTGTGACAAAGTAAACATGTTTGAAAGCACTGGTCTAACCATGAGAAAGACATAATTCCAGTTCTGTTTGTGCTTGAAACATGTGGGTATTATGCATGAAAACACACTGGTAATGCAAACCTGGCAGACAGACTAGACATGCAGGTCAACCCACAACATGAGTCAACGCACCAGCTCACCCTGATGGCTAATTATTGTCTAACAGTAACCAgccaacaaaaaaatttaatattattttatattaatatattagtTATTTCTTAACTATGTTTTCTGTCATGGTAGCAGCAAAGATTAACACGGTCTTATAGTAGTTCTTGCAGCAGAGAGTAACCTGACCCAGTTTAATCTCGCCCCATTGGCAGGAAGTGACTCATCCTGCCAGATTTATGTGAACATGAAGACACTATCATTcacccaataaaacacacaatcCATTGGAGGTATTATGAATCTACACTTCTAATCcacagagaaacaaatcaaaccCATAAAAAGATAACCGGCAGAAGACAGTTTTAATCTGACACTGTGTGAAGCTTTTGTAGAAAGCTCTGGTTAAGGAAAAGGTGTCTGGGATTATATTCTTATAGACCAAATTTATTCTATAGGACACATAAAAATTTCCATTTTCCTCTAACACAGTAAATGTAAGCAGAATaccataaattatttttggcaAGTAAAATCACATTGTcagttatttttcaataaagatatgcaaaacatttagaagaaaataaatgagtacagaaaatattccttgtgatttatttttaaattaaaatgttgtctCTTAAAGTTGTGCACAAGTAGTGAAATCTCGTGATTGACTTTATTTGGACCGTTAccattttttgaaataaaatgaggaaCTACTTATGAATTTGACAGAAAATCAGTTAGTGTATTTATCTGACTTAAATTATGTGAAGTTTAAATATGAGAACCCTATACAAAATCCAAAATAGGCCAAAAACATTCAGTCAAATTGTAAGCACAACAGGGTGTACagtcaacaagaaaacaaagaatgaaaagaaacttAATAAATGGCAAAACTTTTAAGTAATATATAAAGGGAGAGCAAAGAAAATAGCAGATAGAGCAATTGAAAAGTGTCTGTGCACTCCTGAAGACTAAAAACATCAATACAGAAAAAGTTTAAGCAGTTTTATCTATGAACTTTATCAAAAGGAACATTTACTGCCAGTAGACTGTCTGCCTCAAGAAGAACAGTAAACAGTCAAGGTGCCTAAAACCTAAGGCTATCTATTTTTAGAAATTCCAAGAAACACAAGCACTGAGTACAACGTAGTCTATTCGGAAACCACAGAACTGAGTTCTTTAATTGAATGTCTTTAAGAGATTTGTGTTAGAACAATATGTTTCATTATAAATTTAATAGTGGCAATAAGacctaaaactaaaataatctcaaaaagtaacaaaattagtttttagtttattatttctttaaagcaaagaaatatataaatcttATAACAATGGAAAGTTGGTTTAGTTCCCCTTAAATGCTGCCACAGTTGTATAGAAAAGGCACCTATTTGACTGACAGTTAGCTAAAAACACAGGTTgtattcttaaaaatatttgctaaagtTTGACAAAAGATGGGTGGAACAGAGGATGTCATCCTACAGCAGTGTGTGATCAAGCCTGAGACCAGGCTGAGGAGGAGGTAAAATGCTGTTGTGGTTGTGTATGGTTCTCATATGCAACACCAAGGCCCGTGTTTGTCAAATAAGTAAATTGTAAAATTCGCACAGGGTGTGGTTTCTTCAGCTTCAAACATTGATTAcaataaatgatcatttattcACAATTGGCAGGGGATTTGGCAAATTTTTTCATGGGCAAAACTCACATGTTCAGCTCTGCAACCCAACCAACAATGGGCTTTATCTTGCAATTTTGAAATCGTATAAATTGTTATACACAAACTACAACAATCTGAAAAAGCCACATCACCGCAAAGAAATAATGGCCCAAACAAAGATTTTCTTTGGAATCAGCTGAATGCTTCACCTTTGTtgtgcttgtttatttttgtacatcCTGTTACAGACAGCAGTCTAGCGAAGACGCACCTATATAAATTGGAACAGTAAGAACACCgatatatttttctatttttgtattgtTCACCAGAAATTGTTGCTTTATTCTAATATTTGTGGTGGAAACCCGAAGACCGATAAGACAAATTCTGAAGAAGGAACGTGTTGCGAAATGTTTAAGACATTACTGAACGTGACGTGGCTCGGGACGATGACGTTTCAGGTGGCGTGCCATACAAAAAGCCTCCTCCGCGTGACGTACAGGAGCAGTCAGCAGTTCATCCCTTCCCTATAGTCTCATCTGAGCGTGTTGGTTTCCCAATTATTACATTACGAAACCGACTGGCGCCACGACAGTTTTTTGAACACTTGTTTTTAATTCGTCTTTATTTTCTACCTTTTGGTCAACCAGACAACACTTACGCTGACGTTCCTTTAGCAAAGGTAAGTTCCGTCTCTGTTTTCCTGGCTTGGCTTTACGTTAGCTAACCGACGCCTCGAGAAGGAAGTTAGTCGAGGTTATGTAGTTCACGGAAGAGTGAGAAAACTTCACCGTATCTTCTTATTTAGCTCGAATTTACATGTATAACGAGATCTTGTTCGTTTAATCTAAAATACATAGTTGATACCGGAGGATGGTTGTTGGCCTTTTAGCCGTTAGCTCTGGTGTAGCTTCGAGAATCCCCCACCTCATCCCTCCTCAAAATGTCGCTGCCTGGACTTCCGGTGTTAGAACAAAGACCTCATAAAACCAGCTGATGGGAATTTTCCCCTTTCCCTTTTGAACTAATTCTTGTTCAGAAATATGTCTATAACGTATAACAAAGCAAATAGTTGTGAAATTAAGGGTTTAGGTATGTTGGCAAACTCCTCAAATAGGTTTTGTAGAAATAACGCATCTGATTTGAAAGCGCTAAAAACCGAGTCCCCTAATAATATCTAGATAATCGCAtgttgtttaaagaaaacaagaaggTCAAACAACTCATTTTCGGAGCGTGTCATTTCCAAAATGCGTCGGCAATGACACGAGTTAAAGTAGATTTTGATCATCGTTCCCCCAGTTATATTAAGTTTCTGTGGAAGTTGCTGAAAGCGTTTCCTGCTTTTCGTGACTTGGTTAAAGTGAACTGGTCTGCATGGatcaagtaaaatgttttatttttatcaacgTATGCCAGTATTGCTGAGGGTTTATGGCTTGGCTAACGATGACGTGATCTTTATACCGAGAAGAAATAGGATGACATTACGCCATGGTCTTGTTTTGTTCCACTTTCGTGCTAAGTTAGCATGCTAGCTTCCCTACAGCCTACTACACGTGTTGACGTTCATATGCTCCACTTCTCGGTTAGAATCGGTTTAAATTGTTCGTAAAAGGGAACAGATTTCTGTTCTTGATTGTAACAAACTAAATGAATCCGATTGTGATCGTTTATCTTATCTTTTTGGCTCTttgttaagctttttttttttttctgtctgcctCCAGGTCGTTTTTCCAGCCCCTACACTTTGCTTAATTCTTTACTAAAATTCTTTGCCAAGCCGCCAAAGTGGAGAGTGTCGTCGCACCAGGGGGACCTTCTCGTTTCAGGTACTCAGCATTAACATTACATCACACTTGCTTATCCTGATTCTCTGCAGCTCAACCCAAAAAGGACATAAAGCCAACCTTTCTGTGATGTTAAAATGCATTTTCccctgctgtttgttttacagtgtaggggGAGGAGGTGGGGGTGCACCTCAGCACTATCCCAAGACTGTCTGCAACGGGTGACTTTTCTATTTACTTAACACCCATAAGTTATTTTGTGTAGATTCAAATCAAATATTAAAGTAGTATTGAaagatttacttgttttttttccacataatgAGCCTTCCTTTCATATCATGCCAGTAAATGGGAATCTTTCTCTGAAATCTGTTGCTAACATTAGACATGTAGACATGAGTATCAGGCTgtgcatcaaaaataaattggttAGACATTGTTCTGTTTGCATTGTTGTActtaccatgtttttttttttttttttttgtaacagcgAGTTCCTGGGGAAAACCCCAGGTCCTGGCGTTCAGAGATGGATTCCTTCACGAAGCACTAGACGAGATGCCAATTCCTCCAGcgagaaaggagaaaatgatGCTACCTTCAGGAAAGTAAGAGGGTAAGTTAACACTTGTACtttcaaagttgttttaaagtttcatgGCTCCAAGTAtatcttcatgtttttacttttttttcaacgaatatattttgtttctcaGCATACTTAATAAGCTGACCCCTGAAAAGTTTGACAAACTGTGCCTGGAGCTCCTCAATGTGGGTTTGGATTCAAAACTTGTCCTAAAAGGAGTTGTCTTGTTGGTGAGTATCCTTTATCcttgtacatatttttatttgtggacATGCTGAACCAGTGATGAAtaatatattgtatttatgttaaGATTGTTGACAAGGCCCTTGAAGAACCCAAGTACAGCCAGCTTTATGCACAACTATGTCTTCGCCTGGCAGAGGATGCACCAAACTTTGAAGGCCCATCAGCAGAAAGTCAAGCAACTCAAAAGCAAAATACTGTAGGTTTTaagcaatatttatatttgtaggCTCTTAGATGTGTTGGAGCCaacttatatttttcttttcttgtttgcaGACCTTTAGAAGGCTTCTGATCTCTAAACTTCAAGATGAATTTGAAAACCGTGCCAAGAATGTTGATGGTGATTAAATcttactgtattttttaaatatgtatattattaaaaactaattctttccatctaaaaaatatttttttatgtagtcTTTGACAAACATGACAACCCGCTCACCTctgaagaggaggagcagcgtGCTATTGCAAAGATCAAGATGCTGGGTAACATCAAATTCATCGGTGAACTTGGCAAACTCAATCTTATCCACGAATCCATCCTTCACAGATGTATTAAAACAGTAAGTTTTAATATGGtacatgtttttgtaataatcAGATTGATGTGTAAGGAATCTAACTTGtgctcttaaaaatgttttaagcttttggagaagaagaagagagtcCAACTTAAGGATATGGGTGAAGATTTGGAATGCCTCTGTCAAATAATGAAAACTGTGGGACCTAAAATTGATCATGCAAAGGCTAAGGTGTGTAAACTTAAATGGGTCTAACAATGGCAACTGTTGTCTGGTCTGATGTTATATTGAAAACTCTTCAATTTCTCTTTGCAGTCCCTGATTGATCAGTACTTTGGACGCATGCAATCCTTAATGAACAACAAGGATTTGCCAGCAAGGATTCGCTTCCTGTTGCAGAACATGGTGGAGCTGCGAGGAAACAACTGGGCTCCTCGCAAAGCTTATGTGGACAACGGGCCAAAAACCATTCATCAAGTTCGCCAGGATGCCGTAAAGGTTAGACAGTGCTTCAGTAATTAGCtttgtgacttttattttttttaaaaatgtttttttaattcgcTCACTCACTTGagatattttttgctttttaggaTTTGGGTGTGTTCATTCCACCATCCAATGATGTGATGAGGAATGACTTCTTCACAGACCATAACTCCTTCCTGCCATCAAGGAGAGTTGAAAGAGAGCCTCTCGGTGGGCTCGCTGACATGTTTGGACAACTGCCTGGTATGTTGACCATTTTTTACCCTGATAGAAGTTTTACTACTTCCTAGAGTCATTAAAATATCAGACGGCAAAATTGAATGTCTGTCTTTGAACAGGGATTGGCATTGGAACTGGTCCAGGAGTGATTCAAGACCACTACTCCCCCACCATGAGTCGTCATCGTGCAAGCCCACTGTTCAATGGCCATGTGGGAAATGGCAACGCTTCACACCAGCCTCAGTTTGAACCAGGAAGCAAGCCATTCATAAAGCCAAATCAGGTAAGACTCATAGCTTTCCTTGTTTAATTCTCACTCGCAGTGTTTAGcacttgaattaaaacaattttctttttttttttttttttttttttaaaggggcagaattCACCAGTTTTCAGCCATAAACAGAATCACTCAGTACAAGTACAGTCGAAGGATGTGGGTCCAAGGTTCAGCAAGAAAGGAAAACTCAATGCTGATGAGGTACTGACTCTTGTGATggcaagaaaatctaaaaatttcgGCTGTGAGTTAAGTTTAtaccactttgtgtttgtcttatAGATCAGTCTGAGGCCGGCTCAGTCCTTCATCATGAATAAAAACCAAGTGCCAAAACTGCAGCCACAGATGATTTTGATGCCTCAAACTGGTTCTCCAATTGGACAGGTAACCTCCCTTTGTTTAAATAAAGCTTCCATGGTGCTTGAAGTGTTGCAAGGTgcactttaaattaatttttttttttttttttatagcttggCCTCAAAAGTAATCCTCCTCCAATCCAGGAAAAGCCAGCAAAGTCCAACAAAAAGGCTCCACCAACTAAGGAAGAGTTGCACAAAATGACGGTGAGTTTCTCATGGTTCAAGCTCGACTTCCTTCCTGTAAAGTGTTGCGTCATTCAATAAAacttgtctttgtctttttagGATACACTTATGACAAACTATCTGAATGGGAAAGACATAGAGGAAGCTGTAAGCACTGCAAAGGAAATGAAGGCGCCCAATTACTTCTTATCTGAGATGCTGAACAAGATGATCATGTTCACACTCGAGCGGTCCGACGAAGACAAGGAAAATGCGAGCAAACTGATCCATGCTCTCTCCACAGAGGGAGTCATCAGCCGTGAAAGCCTTCTGCCTGTGAGTGTCCTCTGATAAACGGGAAATGGTCGATCGTTCAGCTGAATATCAATTAACCCAAACTTTCTTGGATTTCTTTGTAGGCCTTCTTGCGTGTTCTGGACCAGAGCCCTAAGATCGAGGAAGAAATCCCTCTGGTGAAATCCTACCTGGCCCAGTTTGCTGCTCGAGCTGTAATCGCCGATCTGGTCAGCATTGACGACTTGGCTCATCAGCTGGAGAATGGTACCCACTTCCCCCTCTTCCTGCTGTGCCTGCAGCAGATGGTCAGACTGAAGGACAAAGACTGGCTGGGCGACCTGTTCCAGCAGAGCAAGGTCAACATGCAGAAGATGCTACCTGGTACGCTCGTTCTGTTTACATGTACAgttgaagtaatttttttctagctgacaatttattttataattttatttttttatcagaaattgACCAGAACAAGGATAGGATGTTGGAGATTTTAGAGGGCAAAGGTCTTGGCTTTCTGTTCCCACTGATGAAACTGGAGAAGGAGCTGCTGAAGCAGATTAAAGTGGATCCATCACCACAGTCCATCTACAAGTGGATCAAAGACAACATCTCACCCAAACTTCACACCGATAAGGGCTTTGTCAACATCCTTGTGACCAGGTAAGGGACAAAGCTTCTGCTGATAAAATAGCAGTCTTCAAGAGCTCAAGTTGATGGGTTTTGTCGTTTCTGCCAGTCTTCTGCAGTACATTGCTTATGAGATCAACCCAGACGACGATGAGGAGCAGCTCGCAGCACCCAGCAAGGAGCAGCTGGATGAGGAGAAGCAACAGCTGCTCTCCTTCAAGCCAGTCCTGCAGAAGTTCCTCCATGATCACATTAACCTGCAAGTCAGTGCGCTGTATGCCCTGCAGGTCCACTGTAACACCAAGAGTTTCCCcaaaggtgtgtgtgtttgattttagttttctccAAAGTGATTTAATGTTGCTGTGTGAGGCTTTTTCTGTAATCCTTTGTCGTCGTGCTTTAGGCATGTTGCTGCGCTACTTCGTGAACCTTTACGACATGGAAATAGTCGAAGAAGAAGCCTTCCTCTCATGGAAAGAAGATATCACAGAGGAGTATCCTGGAAAGGGGAAAGCTTTATTTCAGGTAAATTGAACCAGAACTTGTCACCTGATtcatttagaattttttattttattttatttttttaaaccactgaTTGACGTTTCCCTTTTTGACGCAGGTGAACCAATGGCTGACCTGGCTGGAGACGGCTGAAGAGGAAGAGTCAGAGGAGGAAGATTACTGAGGGAGATCAGTCAAAGCCATGTGTTATTAGAAAGCAACgagttaaatattatttcttttccttgtcttgtcctttcttttttgtttagttgcaATTGTTACAACTCATTCACAAAATGCTTCGCCAAATCCAACTGGCTTCATCTTGCTG
This genomic stretch from Xiphophorus hellerii strain 12219 chromosome 4, Xiphophorus_hellerii-4.1, whole genome shotgun sequence harbors:
- the eif4g2a gene encoding eukaryotic translation initiation factor 4 gamma 2a, whose product is FFTKILCQAAKVESVVAPGGPSRFSVGGGGGGAPQHYPKTVCNGEFLGKTPGPGVQRWIPSRSTRRDANSSSEKGENDATFRKVRGILNKLTPEKFDKLCLELLNVGLDSKLVLKGVVLLIVDKALEEPKYSQLYAQLCLRLAEDAPNFEGPSAESQATQKQNTTFRRLLISKLQDEFENRAKNVDVFDKHDNPLTSEEEEQRAIAKIKMLGNIKFIGELGKLNLIHESILHRCIKTLLEKKKRVQLKDMGEDLECLCQIMKTVGPKIDHAKAKSLIDQYFGRMQSLMNNKDLPARIRFLLQNMVELRGNNWAPRKAYVDNGPKTIHQVRQDAVKDLGVFIPPSNDVMRNDFFTDHNSFLPSRRVEREPLGGLADMFGQLPGIGIGTGPGVIQDHYSPTMSRHRASPLFNGHVGNGNASHQPQFEPGSKPFIKPNQGQNSPVFSHKQNHSVQVQSKDVGPRFSKKGKLNADEISLRPAQSFIMNKNQVPKLQPQMILMPQTGSPIGQLGLKSNPPPIQEKPAKSNKKAPPTKEELHKMTDTLMTNYLNGKDIEEAVSTAKEMKAPNYFLSEMLNKMIMFTLERSDEDKENASKLIHALSTEGVISRESLLPAFLRVLDQSPKIEEEIPLVKSYLAQFAARAVIADLVSIDDLAHQLENGTHFPLFLLCLQQMVRLKDKDWLGDLFQQSKVNMQKMLPEIDQNKDRMLEILEGKGLGFLFPLMKLEKELLKQIKVDPSPQSIYKWIKDNISPKLHTDKGFVNILVTSLLQYIAYEINPDDDEEQLAAPSKEQLDEEKQQLLSFKPVLQKFLHDHINLQVSALYALQVHCNTKSFPKGMLLRYFVNLYDMEIVEEEAFLSWKEDITEEYPGKGKALFQVNQWLTWLETAEEEESEEEDY